A window of the Gemmatirosa kalamazoonensis genome harbors these coding sequences:
- a CDS encoding sensor histidine kinase: protein MTWRIGRRAALGALLFAAVLAAAITARVLWVRRALVDETAAQLPRTLDVTRPALDLWRDAYVAQAALAARVAALEPATRIGAVLGAIDTRGPIVGAWAYDSAGQVIAGGAGAPPPRRAAGATRVETGVDAGGVHADVVAPIAAPAGAREGASLGTVVLRLRLTDTTFAMLNPTRAGTNGGRTTLLARLGDSAVVVSTSVSGDEPTPRRAFALGELPPHVRAALGGAAAHGAGRGLYAPSVAYAAAPVPTLGWALVRELRTDALFARVRPAIAVEEVILATIATLAALTIVFLVRAARARRETALAQLRGDFVSAVSHELRTPLAQIRMFAELLRKGSLREPAEADRALGIIEKEAGRLTILVDNILSYTSLRRRQRFVTPLAADVAAEARQVIESFAPLAAERGARVVASLEDGTRARIDAQALRQVLLNFLENAVKYGPKGQTVTVGARHVAAPNGGARVRLWVDDQGAGVPEAERAAVWDAFYRTERAQRSGAGGSGLGLAVVRDLMAQYGGAATVEDAPGGGARFVVELPGLRVS from the coding sequence ATGACGTGGCGCATCGGGCGCCGCGCGGCGCTCGGCGCGCTGCTGTTCGCCGCCGTGCTCGCCGCCGCGATCACGGCGCGCGTGCTGTGGGTGCGGCGCGCGCTCGTCGACGAGACGGCCGCGCAGCTCCCGCGCACGCTCGACGTGACGCGACCCGCGCTCGACCTGTGGCGCGACGCGTACGTGGCGCAGGCGGCGCTCGCGGCGCGCGTCGCCGCGCTGGAGCCGGCGACACGGATCGGCGCGGTGCTCGGCGCCATCGACACGCGCGGCCCGATCGTCGGCGCGTGGGCCTACGATTCGGCGGGCCAGGTCATCGCCGGCGGCGCGGGCGCACCGCCGCCGCGGCGCGCGGCCGGTGCGACGCGCGTGGAGACCGGCGTCGACGCGGGCGGCGTGCACGCCGACGTCGTCGCGCCGATCGCGGCACCGGCGGGCGCGCGCGAGGGGGCGTCGTTAGGCACCGTGGTCCTGCGGCTGCGGCTCACCGACACGACGTTTGCGATGCTGAACCCCACCCGCGCGGGCACGAACGGCGGCCGCACGACGCTGCTCGCGCGGCTCGGCGACTCGGCGGTCGTCGTGTCGACGTCCGTCAGCGGCGACGAGCCGACGCCGCGCCGCGCGTTCGCGCTCGGCGAGCTGCCGCCGCATGTGCGTGCCGCGCTCGGCGGCGCAGCGGCGCACGGCGCGGGACGCGGCCTGTACGCGCCGAGCGTCGCGTACGCTGCCGCGCCGGTGCCGACGCTCGGCTGGGCGCTCGTGCGGGAGCTGCGTACCGACGCGCTGTTCGCGCGCGTGCGTCCGGCGATCGCGGTCGAGGAGGTGATCCTGGCGACGATCGCGACGCTCGCCGCGCTCACCATCGTGTTCCTCGTGCGCGCGGCGCGCGCCCGTCGCGAGACGGCGCTCGCGCAGCTGCGCGGGGACTTCGTCTCCGCCGTGTCGCACGAGCTGCGGACGCCGCTCGCGCAGATCCGCATGTTCGCCGAGCTGCTGCGCAAGGGATCGCTGCGGGAGCCGGCGGAGGCGGACCGCGCGTTAGGCATCATCGAGAAGGAGGCGGGGCGGCTCACGATCCTCGTCGACAACATCCTGAGCTACACGAGCCTGCGCCGCCGCCAGCGGTTCGTGACGCCGCTCGCCGCCGACGTCGCCGCCGAGGCGCGGCAGGTGATCGAGTCGTTCGCGCCGCTCGCCGCCGAGCGCGGCGCGCGCGTGGTGGCGTCGCTCGAGGACGGGACGCGCGCGCGCATCGACGCGCAGGCGCTGCGGCAGGTGCTGCTCAACTTCCTCGAGAACGCGGTGAAGTACGGCCCCAAGGGGCAGACGGTGACCGTCGGCGCGCGGCACGTGGCGGCGCCGAACGGCGGCGCGCGCGTGCGGCTGTGGGTCGACGATCAGGGCGCCGGCGTCCCGGAGGCGGAGCGCGCCGCGGTGTGGGACGCGTTCTACCGCACCGAGCGCGCGCAGCGCTCGGGCGCCGGCGGGTCGGGGCTCGGGCTGGCGGTCGTGCGCGACCTCATGGCGCAGTACGGCGGCGCGGCGACGGTGGAGGACGCGCCGGGGGGCGGAGCGCGGTTCGTGGTGGAGCTACCGGGGCTGCGCGTGTCGTGA
- a CDS encoding phosphotransferase family protein, with protein MTPDEIARLVSRAVPGRRVVAVEPLTGGLSNVTLRVRLDPPLDVVLRRYARDPAACAKEIALLSRVRDTVPVPEVLDAAPDGADGVGPFAVLRWVDGITFRALKHTGDRAALATASASVGAVLGAIGRHAFPRGGWLDAGPDGLVVGAPLLHGPDAMPRFVDACLDSPHLVRRVDGALRDGVHALMWAWRDRLTTLGTERRLAHGDFRTLNVVVAESRGGWRVAAVLDWEFAVAGTPLMDIANFLRYERDDAATAEPHFSRAYVAHGGELPDDWRALSRVVDLVALCEMLARERTPDDIGAELAGLVARTVARLGSRHAQPR; from the coding sequence GTGACGCCCGACGAGATCGCGCGGCTCGTCTCGCGCGCGGTCCCCGGCCGGCGCGTCGTCGCGGTCGAGCCGCTCACGGGCGGGTTGAGCAACGTGACCCTCCGCGTGCGGCTCGACCCCCCGCTCGACGTCGTGCTGCGCCGCTACGCGCGCGACCCCGCGGCGTGCGCCAAGGAGATCGCGCTGCTCTCGCGCGTGCGCGACACCGTGCCGGTGCCCGAGGTGCTCGACGCGGCGCCCGACGGCGCGGACGGCGTCGGGCCGTTCGCGGTGCTGCGGTGGGTCGACGGGATCACGTTCCGCGCGCTGAAGCACACGGGCGACCGCGCGGCGCTCGCCACCGCGTCGGCGTCGGTGGGGGCCGTGCTCGGGGCGATCGGCCGGCACGCGTTCCCACGCGGCGGCTGGCTCGACGCGGGGCCCGACGGCCTCGTCGTCGGCGCGCCGCTGCTCCACGGCCCGGACGCCATGCCACGCTTCGTCGACGCGTGCCTCGACTCGCCGCATCTCGTGCGCCGGGTGGACGGCGCGCTGCGCGACGGCGTGCACGCGCTGATGTGGGCGTGGCGCGACCGCCTAACGACGTTGGGCACCGAGCGGCGCCTCGCGCACGGCGACTTCCGCACGCTGAACGTCGTCGTGGCCGAGTCGCGCGGGGGCTGGCGCGTCGCGGCAGTGCTCGACTGGGAGTTCGCGGTCGCCGGCACTCCGCTCATGGACATCGCGAACTTCCTCCGCTACGAGCGCGACGACGCCGCGACGGCGGAGCCGCACTTCTCGCGCGCGTACGTCGCGCACGGCGGCGAGCTGCCCGACGACTGGCGGGCGCTGTCGCGCGTGGTCGATCTCGTGGCGTTGTGCGAGATGCTCGCCCGCGAGCGGACGCCGGACGACATCGGCGCGGAGCTCGCGGGGCTCGTCGCGCGGACCGTCGCGCGCCTCGGCTCACGACACGCGCAGCCCCGGTAG
- a CDS encoding STAS domain-containing protein yields MSTDIHFPLPYVARPGDVLVELPHTLTAATRGPFDARARSVLPSATSFARHATDPRLVLDARGCAVMDETGLATLWALRRAAAAAGVEIVVVDAPPALAAWLASGRQPPMPLAFRSEDPEPAAVPAAPNAPPEPGVLPLDDAARARLARRRRR; encoded by the coding sequence ATGTCCACCGATATCCATTTCCCGCTGCCGTACGTCGCCCGTCCGGGCGACGTGCTCGTCGAGCTGCCGCACACGCTGACGGCCGCGACGCGGGGGCCGTTCGACGCGCGCGCCCGCTCGGTGCTCCCGTCGGCGACGAGCTTCGCGCGCCACGCGACCGACCCGCGTCTGGTGCTCGACGCCCGCGGCTGCGCGGTGATGGACGAGACCGGCCTCGCCACGCTCTGGGCGCTGCGCCGCGCGGCCGCCGCGGCGGGGGTGGAGATCGTCGTCGTCGACGCGCCGCCCGCGCTCGCCGCGTGGCTCGCGAGCGGCCGCCAGCCGCCGATGCCGCTCGCCTTCCGCAGCGAGGACCCGGAGCCCGCCGCCGTGCCGGCGGCGCCTAACGCTCCGCCCGAGCCGGGCGTCCTCCCGCTCGACGACGCCGCCCGCGCGCGGCTGGCCCGGCGCCGGCGGCGCTGA
- a CDS encoding PD40 domain-containing protein: protein MRHAPLLLALMALSTAGAQAPLGLFDGHGDVGTVRTPGTVRYDPRTEEYVISGSGQNMWAGRDDFHFVWKRMTGNFILTTRARFVGRGVEAHRKIGWTIRPTLDADGPHVTAALHGNGLVSLQTRRTRGATTEQVVSPDSLSDPSDAVVQLERRDGVYLMSVARWGDTLVTTRLADVSLPDSVYVGLYVCAHNDTVVERARFSNVRITVPAWAELRTYRDFLGSRLEILDVGSGNATVIHTYAGSFQAPNWTHDGKALVYAQDGKLYRFDLASRAPREINTAFANKNNNDHVLSFDGKLMGISDQSAPPGQSLVYVVPATGGTPRRVTERGPSYFHGFSPDGKWMAFTGQRDGVFDVYKIPTAGGAEIRLTTAEGLDDGPEYSPDGRYIYFNSSRTGRMQIWRMKPDGSEQTQITDDGFNNWFPHVSPDGKWIVYIAFPPPPEVSATDHPFYKHVTLRLMPIAGGRARVIAYLYGGQGTINVPSWSPDGKRLAFVSNTKM, encoded by the coding sequence GTGCGTCACGCTCCCCTCCTGCTCGCGCTCATGGCCCTCTCCACCGCCGGCGCGCAGGCGCCGTTAGGCCTCTTCGACGGCCACGGCGACGTCGGCACCGTGCGCACGCCGGGCACCGTGCGGTACGACCCGAGGACCGAGGAGTACGTGATCTCGGGCTCGGGGCAGAACATGTGGGCGGGGCGCGACGACTTCCACTTCGTGTGGAAGCGCATGACGGGGAACTTCATCCTCACGACCCGCGCGCGCTTCGTCGGCCGCGGCGTCGAGGCGCACCGCAAGATCGGATGGACGATCCGCCCGACGCTCGACGCCGACGGGCCCCACGTCACCGCCGCGCTGCACGGCAACGGGCTCGTGTCGTTACAGACGCGGCGCACGCGCGGCGCGACCACCGAGCAGGTCGTGTCGCCCGACAGCCTGTCCGATCCCTCCGACGCCGTCGTACAGCTCGAGCGGCGCGACGGCGTGTATCTCATGTCGGTCGCGCGGTGGGGGGACACGCTCGTCACGACTCGGCTCGCCGACGTGTCGCTGCCCGACTCCGTGTACGTCGGCCTGTACGTGTGCGCGCACAACGACACCGTCGTCGAGCGGGCGCGCTTCTCGAACGTGCGCATCACGGTGCCGGCGTGGGCCGAGCTGCGGACGTATCGCGACTTCCTCGGCAGCCGCCTCGAGATCCTCGACGTCGGGTCGGGGAACGCGACGGTCATCCACACGTACGCGGGATCGTTCCAGGCGCCGAACTGGACGCACGACGGCAAGGCGCTCGTCTACGCGCAGGATGGGAAGCTCTATCGCTTCGACCTCGCGTCGCGCGCGCCGAGGGAGATCAACACCGCGTTCGCGAACAAGAACAACAACGACCACGTGCTGTCGTTCGACGGGAAGCTGATGGGGATCAGCGACCAGAGTGCGCCCCCCGGGCAGTCGCTCGTCTACGTGGTGCCCGCGACGGGCGGCACGCCGCGGCGCGTGACGGAGCGCGGGCCGTCGTACTTCCACGGCTTCTCGCCGGACGGCAAGTGGATGGCGTTCACCGGACAGCGTGACGGCGTGTTCGACGTGTACAAGATCCCGACCGCCGGCGGCGCGGAGATCCGCCTGACGACCGCCGAGGGGCTCGACGACGGACCGGAGTACTCGCCCGACGGCCGGTACATCTACTTCAACTCGTCGCGCACGGGCCGCATGCAGATCTGGCGCATGAAGCCGGACGGCAGCGAGCAGACGCAGATCACCGACGACGGCTTCAACAACTGGTTCCCGCACGTGTCGCCGGACGGGAAGTGGATCGTGTACATCGCGTTCCCGCCGCCGCCGGAGGTGTCGGCGACCGACCATCCGTTCTACAAGCACGTCACGCTGCGGCTGATGCCGATCGCGGGCGGCAGGGCGCGCGTCATCGCGTACCTGTACGGCGGCCAGGGGACGATCAACGTCCCGTCGTGGTCGCCCGACGGGAAGCGGCTCGCGTTCGTCAGCAACACGAAGATGTGA
- a CDS encoding DUF5916 domain-containing protein, which yields MLVGMAVLLLALQAQPPVVTPPTDSTAVAVRAAAPPEIDGRDDDPVWRAAPPITGFREWRPTEDKAPRFRTEAKIAYDAANLYVLVRAFDPHPDSIIKILERRDTFTASDMVWLFVDSYHDRRTGYEFGVNAAGVKMDQAIYDDGREDGAWDAVWDVATRVDSSGWVAEYRIPLSQLRYSTQRTHTFGITIDRDIYRYAERVSWPVIRQSRTGFVSQFGTVTGLDDLEAPRRLEATPYVVTRQAPRIVANRYASRANADVGGDFKYRVASNLTLDGTINPDFGQVEADPAVLNLSAYESFFDERRPFFVAGRGLFRFDVNCSAVNCSSEGLYYSRRIGRTPQLAGVYGDTVPQQPTTILGAAKLLGRFPRGLTIGVLDAVTQRASSPGDTTYEPRTNFTVARVQQDLRHGASALGAIVTAVNRGADRWVSPYLASGAYAVAVDGRHRFLRDQYEVGGSLDRSEVRGSRTAVASLQTSAVHYYQRPDADLPLDTTRTSLGGDAEEVRFGKVGGQHLMFETSYQRRSPGFEVNDLGYLRRADQASWNNWVGYFDRHQRRLYNSLQWNNNWWQYWTAAGLPLEAAYNTNFHVTFRNNWGWHMGGTVGQLGATYDDRAARGGPAVRQDAYLAPWLFMNGDDRKSVVPSMSVNYFRGSGGRHTSWNLSPQLNYKMLGRFSAALSLGYSRNVDDAQWFGNFTDSAGVAHYTFAHLDQTTRSATVRLNYTFAPSVSLQVYAQPFISKGTYTDVRQLSATPRAASYASRFAPYGDASVTADPGGFDFKQLQSNVVFRWEYRPGSTLFAVWNQGRQGNTPMDGNGPADAGGDLRDLFRLRPANVFLVKVSYYLTR from the coding sequence ATGCTCGTCGGGATGGCAGTACTGCTGCTCGCGCTCCAGGCTCAGCCACCGGTCGTGACGCCACCGACGGACTCGACGGCCGTGGCGGTCCGCGCCGCGGCGCCGCCGGAGATCGACGGCCGCGACGATGACCCGGTGTGGCGCGCGGCGCCGCCGATCACGGGCTTCCGCGAGTGGCGCCCGACGGAGGACAAGGCGCCGCGCTTCCGGACGGAGGCGAAGATCGCGTACGACGCCGCGAACCTGTACGTGCTCGTGCGGGCGTTCGACCCGCACCCGGACAGCATCATCAAGATCCTCGAGCGGCGCGACACGTTCACGGCGTCGGACATGGTGTGGCTGTTCGTCGACTCGTACCACGACCGCCGCACCGGCTACGAGTTCGGCGTCAACGCCGCGGGCGTGAAGATGGACCAGGCGATCTACGACGACGGCCGTGAGGACGGCGCGTGGGACGCGGTGTGGGACGTCGCGACGCGCGTCGACTCGTCGGGCTGGGTGGCGGAGTACCGCATCCCGCTGTCGCAGCTCCGCTACAGCACCCAGCGCACGCACACGTTCGGCATCACGATCGACCGCGACATCTACCGCTACGCCGAGCGCGTGTCGTGGCCGGTGATCCGGCAGTCGCGGACGGGGTTCGTGTCGCAGTTCGGCACGGTCACGGGGCTCGACGACCTCGAGGCACCGCGTCGGCTGGAGGCGACGCCGTACGTGGTCACGCGCCAGGCGCCGCGCATCGTCGCGAACCGGTACGCGAGCCGCGCGAACGCGGACGTCGGCGGGGACTTCAAGTACCGCGTCGCGTCGAACCTCACGCTCGACGGGACGATCAACCCGGACTTCGGCCAGGTGGAGGCCGACCCCGCGGTGCTGAACCTCTCGGCGTACGAGTCGTTCTTCGACGAGCGTCGCCCGTTCTTCGTGGCGGGGCGCGGTCTGTTCCGCTTCGACGTGAACTGCAGCGCGGTGAACTGCAGCAGCGAGGGGCTCTACTACAGCCGGCGCATCGGCCGCACGCCGCAGCTCGCGGGCGTCTACGGCGACACGGTGCCGCAGCAGCCGACGACGATCCTCGGCGCGGCGAAGCTGCTCGGCCGGTTCCCGCGCGGGCTCACGATCGGCGTGCTCGACGCGGTGACCCAGCGCGCGTCGAGCCCCGGCGACACGACCTACGAGCCGCGGACCAACTTCACCGTGGCGCGCGTGCAGCAGGACCTGCGGCACGGCGCGTCGGCGTTAGGCGCGATCGTCACCGCCGTGAACCGCGGCGCCGACCGGTGGGTGTCGCCGTACCTCGCGTCGGGCGCGTACGCCGTGGCGGTGGACGGGCGGCACCGGTTCCTGCGCGACCAGTACGAGGTGGGCGGGTCGCTCGACCGGAGCGAGGTGCGCGGAAGCCGGACCGCCGTGGCGTCGCTGCAGACGAGCGCCGTGCACTATTACCAGCGCCCCGACGCCGACCTGCCGCTCGACACGACACGCACGTCGCTCGGCGGCGATGCGGAGGAGGTGCGGTTCGGCAAGGTGGGTGGGCAGCATCTCATGTTCGAGACATCGTACCAGCGGCGCTCGCCGGGGTTCGAGGTGAACGACCTCGGATACCTGCGCCGCGCCGACCAGGCATCGTGGAACAACTGGGTCGGCTACTTCGACCGGCACCAGCGCAGGCTGTACAACAGCCTCCAGTGGAACAACAACTGGTGGCAGTACTGGACGGCGGCGGGGCTGCCGCTCGAGGCGGCGTACAACACGAACTTTCACGTCACGTTCCGCAACAACTGGGGCTGGCACATGGGCGGCACGGTGGGCCAGCTCGGCGCCACGTACGACGACCGCGCGGCGCGCGGCGGGCCGGCGGTGCGGCAGGACGCGTACCTCGCTCCGTGGCTGTTCATGAACGGCGACGACCGCAAGTCGGTGGTGCCGTCGATGAGCGTGAACTACTTCCGCGGCAGCGGCGGGCGCCACACGTCGTGGAACCTGAGCCCGCAGCTGAACTACAAGATGCTCGGGCGGTTCAGCGCGGCGCTCTCGTTAGGCTACTCGCGCAACGTCGACGACGCGCAATGGTTCGGCAACTTCACCGACAGCGCGGGCGTCGCGCACTACACGTTCGCGCACCTCGACCAGACGACGCGCTCGGCCACGGTACGGCTGAACTACACGTTCGCGCCCAGCGTGTCGCTGCAGGTGTACGCGCAGCCGTTCATCTCGAAGGGGACGTACACCGACGTGCGGCAGCTCTCGGCCACGCCGCGCGCGGCATCGTACGCGTCGCGGTTCGCGCCGTACGGCGATGCGTCGGTCACCGCGGACCCGGGCGGGTTCGACTTCAAGCAGCTGCAGTCGAACGTGGTGTTCCGGTGGGAGTACCGGCCCGGGTCGACGCTGTTCGCGGTGTGGAACCAGGGGCGCCAGGGAAACACGCCGATGGACGGAAACGGGCCGGCCGACGCGGGCGGCGATCTGCGGGACCTGTTCCGGCTGCGGCCGGCGAACGTGTTCCTCGTGAAGGTGTCGTACTATCTCACGCGGTGA